One genomic window of Polyangium aurulentum includes the following:
- a CDS encoding serine/threonine-protein kinase, with product MLEQAPDRVVAGRYRLSRPLAQGAMGSVWVAKHMQLGVDIAIKFMAPQYAASPDLRARFEREARAAAMLKSLNAVQIYDYGVEDGSPYIVMELLEGEDLAARLARERRLSIRATFDILAQVGKALRRAHELGLVHRDLKPANIFLARVAGEGIVKVVDFGIAKSMEPMDGAQATRSGTLLGSPSYMSPEQVRSSHSVDHRTDLWSLGVIAFQCVTGQLLFPGNELGEVLVDVVTKPIPLASQVAPDLGTALDGFFSRALARDPGQRFQSADELVAAFAALPGARAVEAPEASQKAPEGTVLVPDVGAARASGPETTIGAGTEIAPPRDAQPGIGTLSPAAQTRPDEKLPGRGRSTGLLIGVGVGVAALGLGLFALTRAPSPPPDAPPADAPSVSSDPAPAAPPPASPAPEVEPPAPAPSIAPTATPSSSAPSPSTSRPAVSPGRPPPAPVRKRDDLLNHM from the coding sequence GTGCTCGAGCAAGCACCCGATCGCGTCGTCGCAGGCCGATATCGCCTCTCGCGCCCTCTCGCGCAGGGAGCCATGGGCAGCGTCTGGGTCGCGAAGCACATGCAGCTCGGCGTGGATATCGCCATCAAGTTCATGGCGCCGCAATACGCCGCCTCGCCCGACCTGCGGGCGCGCTTCGAGCGCGAGGCCAGGGCCGCGGCCATGCTCAAGAGCCTCAACGCGGTGCAAATTTACGATTACGGCGTCGAGGACGGATCGCCGTACATCGTGATGGAGCTGCTCGAGGGCGAGGACCTCGCCGCGCGGCTCGCGCGCGAGCGCCGCCTGTCGATCCGGGCCACGTTCGACATCCTCGCGCAGGTCGGAAAGGCCCTGCGAAGAGCCCACGAGCTCGGCCTCGTTCACCGGGATCTCAAGCCGGCGAACATCTTCCTCGCGCGCGTCGCCGGCGAGGGGATCGTCAAGGTCGTCGATTTCGGTATCGCGAAATCGATGGAGCCCATGGACGGCGCGCAGGCGACGCGCAGCGGCACCCTGCTCGGCTCGCCGAGCTACATGAGCCCGGAGCAGGTGCGCAGCAGCCACAGCGTCGATCACCGCACCGATCTCTGGTCCCTGGGCGTGATTGCTTTCCAGTGCGTCACGGGCCAGCTCCTCTTCCCGGGCAACGAGCTCGGCGAGGTGCTCGTCGACGTCGTCACGAAGCCCATTCCGCTCGCCTCGCAGGTGGCGCCCGATCTCGGGACCGCGCTCGACGGCTTCTTCTCCCGCGCGCTCGCGCGTGACCCGGGGCAGCGCTTCCAGAGCGCGGACGAGCTCGTCGCGGCCTTCGCGGCGCTGCCCGGCGCGCGGGCCGTCGAGGCGCCCGAAGCCTCCCAGAAGGCTCCCGAGGGCACGGTCCTGGTCCCCGACGTCGGGGCCGCCCGCGCGAGCGGCCCGGAAACCACGATTGGCGCCGGGACCGAGATCGCGCCGCCGAGAGACGCCCAGCCCGGCATCGGCACGCTATCGCCCGCGGCGCAGACCCGGCCCGACGAGAAGCTCCCGGGCCGCGGCAGGAGCACCGGCCTCCTGATCGGCGTCGGCGTCGGCGTGGCGGCGCTGGGGCTCGGCCTCTTCGCGCTCACGCGCGCGCCTTCTCCCCCCCCCGATGCGCCCCCCGCCGATGCGCCTTCCGTATCCTCGGATCCGGCGCCCGCGGCGCCACCGCCGGCGAGCCCCGCCCCCGAGGTCGAGCCCCCGGCGCCGGCGCCCTCGATCGCTCCCACGGCCACGCCCTCCTCGAGCGCTCCATCGCCGTCCACGTCGAGGCCCGCGGTGAGCCCGGGCCGCCCCCCTCCTGCCCCCGTGAGGAAGAGAGATGACCTCCTCAATCACATGTGA
- a CDS encoding PEGA domain-containing protein, producing the protein MTSSITCDLAAIACSVAIALWASEAHAQEPAARDPVAAEALFKAGRTLVKQGDYAAGCPKFEASLALNPSASTMINIALCHEHEGKIASAWEDYHRAIVLNRETAGEQRKRDLEDIAKKGIAALEPRVPKLVVTVEPAPEGLEVRRDGKPLPKAALGEALPADPGPHEVRASAPGHEAETQTVTLEEGKTATVKLTLRAGSKVEPDAKTGGGVPTWAWISGAVGIGLTGAAVGFLVDDLSAISALRENCREVRQGTYCNPGYDYAADNARKNRDFGLFVGLGSAGVIAIGAAIVGIATAGSAKEPARTAIALPWVAPDSAGATLVGSF; encoded by the coding sequence ATGACCTCCTCAATCACATGTGACCTCGCGGCGATTGCGTGCTCCGTGGCAATCGCGCTATGGGCCTCCGAGGCGCACGCGCAGGAGCCCGCGGCGCGCGACCCGGTGGCCGCCGAGGCGCTCTTCAAGGCCGGCCGAACGCTCGTCAAGCAAGGCGATTACGCCGCGGGTTGCCCCAAATTCGAGGCCAGCCTCGCCCTCAATCCCTCGGCGAGCACCATGATCAACATCGCGCTCTGCCACGAGCACGAGGGCAAGATCGCCTCCGCGTGGGAAGATTACCACCGCGCCATCGTCCTCAATCGCGAGACGGCCGGGGAGCAGCGGAAGAGGGATCTCGAGGACATCGCGAAGAAGGGAATCGCCGCGCTCGAGCCGCGGGTGCCGAAGCTCGTCGTCACGGTCGAGCCCGCGCCCGAGGGCCTCGAGGTGCGGCGCGACGGAAAGCCGCTCCCGAAGGCCGCGCTGGGCGAGGCGCTGCCGGCCGATCCGGGCCCGCACGAGGTTCGCGCGAGCGCGCCCGGGCACGAGGCAGAGACCCAGACGGTCACGCTCGAGGAGGGCAAGACCGCCACGGTGAAGCTCACGCTCCGGGCGGGCTCGAAGGTCGAGCCCGACGCGAAGACCGGGGGCGGCGTCCCCACCTGGGCGTGGATCTCCGGCGCCGTGGGCATTGGCCTCACCGGCGCGGCCGTGGGCTTCCTCGTCGACGATCTCTCCGCGATCAGCGCATTGCGGGAGAACTGCCGCGAGGTCCGTCAGGGCACGTACTGCAACCCCGGGTACGATTACGCGGCCGACAACGCGCGCAAGAACCGCGACTTCGGGCTCTTCGTCGGCCTGGGGAGCGCGGGCGTCATCGCGATCGGCGCGGCGATCGTGGGTATTGCCACTGCGGGCTCGGCGAAGGAGCCGGCGCGTACGGCCATTGCGCTCCCGTGGGTCGCGCCCGACAGCGCGGGGGCCACGCTCGTGGGGAGCTTCTGA
- a CDS encoding formylglycine-generating enzyme family protein, whose protein sequence is MRERHRLQLSLLVLSIASSGCIPDVEPNVFVLPRCEQVEPRCGPQGKESCCAESEILGGMFNRINDPQYPAKLDDFHLDRFEVTVGRFRQFVAGYPQNKPQKDAGAHPKIGASGWNPEWDVELPKDRAELEDTLGCDPNFRTWTEAPGAKEESPINCVTWYLAFAFCAWDEGRLPTESEWNYAAAQGNTQTPYPWGFDQPDESRALFGCDSTTTECPIPRVGSKPAGDGKWKHADLSGSLAEWVLDFHGDMPVPCDNCANLANAALGREVRGGDFAHPAEQIITTFRGGFVPEDHQTFIGFRCAHDD, encoded by the coding sequence ATGCGCGAACGTCATCGATTGCAGCTTTCTCTCCTCGTGCTCTCCATCGCCTCGAGCGGGTGCATCCCCGACGTCGAGCCGAACGTCTTCGTGCTGCCGCGCTGCGAACAGGTCGAGCCCCGCTGCGGCCCCCAGGGCAAGGAGAGCTGCTGCGCGGAGTCGGAGATCCTCGGCGGCATGTTCAACCGCATCAACGATCCCCAGTATCCTGCGAAGCTCGACGACTTCCACCTCGATCGCTTCGAGGTCACCGTGGGTCGCTTCCGGCAATTCGTCGCGGGGTATCCCCAGAACAAGCCGCAGAAGGACGCCGGGGCGCACCCGAAGATCGGAGCGAGCGGCTGGAATCCGGAGTGGGACGTGGAGCTGCCCAAGGATCGGGCCGAGCTCGAGGACACGCTCGGCTGCGACCCGAACTTCCGGACCTGGACCGAGGCGCCCGGCGCGAAGGAAGAGTCCCCCATCAACTGCGTGACCTGGTATCTCGCGTTCGCATTCTGCGCCTGGGACGAGGGGCGCCTGCCCACGGAGTCCGAATGGAACTACGCGGCCGCCCAGGGGAACACGCAAACGCCTTATCCGTGGGGATTCGACCAGCCGGACGAGAGCCGCGCCCTGTTCGGCTGCGACAGCACCACCACCGAATGCCCGATCCCGCGCGTGGGCTCGAAGCCGGCGGGCGACGGGAAATGGAAGCACGCCGATCTGTCGGGGAGCCTCGCGGAGTGGGTCCTGGACTTCCACGGCGACATGCCCGTTCCCTGCGACAACTGCGCGAACCTCGCAAACGCTGCCCTCGGCCGGGAGGTCCGCGGCGGGGACTTCGCCCACCCCGCCGAGCAGATCATCACGACCTTCCGAGGCGGCTTCGTGCCCGAGGATCACCAGACGTTCATCGGGTTCCGCTGCGCGCACGACGATTGA
- a CDS encoding type VI secretion system Vgr family protein, whose translation MANNFVEMRLESPDFSCDKVQIHRVLGTERISQLFSFDIEVVTLDPPVIAQKKVLGARASLVVVRDDFEVRRFHGMIVERSHELDDQIEHETFRLRLAPRAHRLSLVETQELFLEKSVPEIIEQKLQQVGFTGEDYELRLLSTYPQREIVVQYKESDLAFISRLCEHLGISYFFEHDATRDKIVFTDVQASFPAIPSAPLRPRGDRRDVFMLARQEKVIPAVYVMRDYNYRTPSVDLTGEHELPEAYAGGVVENGAHVKTPEESEALAKIRGEERQVESLVYTGQSDLPLFSAGRLFPLESSIPAEFSNVKPDSPETTLLLVEVTHEASFSVLIAGGEGDERHYKNTFRAIPEEHPYRPPRITPRPRIHGFITGIVDPGPGEPAGRIAQLDTWGRYMVRFLFDTAEHEGKKSHPIRMIQPHGGANYGMHFPLKPGVEVLLGFVDGDPDRPLIVGAVYRPDTPSPVTSAEPTMNRLKSESGVIIEIHDA comes from the coding sequence ATGGCGAACAACTTCGTCGAGATGCGCCTGGAGTCGCCGGATTTCTCCTGCGACAAGGTGCAGATCCACCGCGTCCTCGGCACGGAGCGAATCTCGCAGCTCTTCTCCTTCGACATCGAGGTGGTCACCCTCGACCCGCCGGTCATCGCCCAGAAAAAGGTGCTCGGCGCCCGCGCCTCGCTGGTGGTCGTGCGCGACGATTTCGAGGTGCGGCGCTTCCACGGGATGATCGTGGAGAGGTCCCACGAGCTCGACGATCAGATCGAGCACGAGACCTTCCGCCTGCGGCTCGCGCCCCGCGCCCACCGCCTCTCGCTGGTGGAGACGCAGGAGCTCTTCCTCGAGAAGTCGGTGCCCGAGATCATCGAGCAGAAGCTCCAGCAGGTGGGCTTCACCGGCGAGGATTACGAGCTGCGGCTGCTCTCGACCTACCCGCAGCGCGAGATCGTCGTGCAATACAAGGAGAGCGACCTCGCCTTCATCTCCCGCCTCTGCGAGCACCTCGGCATCAGCTATTTCTTCGAGCACGACGCGACGCGCGACAAGATCGTCTTCACCGACGTGCAGGCCTCGTTCCCGGCCATCCCCTCGGCGCCGCTGCGCCCGCGCGGCGACCGGCGCGACGTCTTCATGCTCGCCCGGCAGGAGAAGGTGATCCCCGCGGTCTACGTGATGCGCGATTACAACTACCGCACGCCCTCGGTGGACCTCACGGGCGAGCACGAGCTGCCCGAGGCCTATGCGGGCGGCGTGGTCGAGAACGGGGCGCACGTGAAGACGCCCGAGGAGTCGGAGGCGCTCGCGAAGATCCGCGGCGAGGAGCGGCAGGTGGAGAGCCTCGTCTACACCGGCCAGAGCGATCTGCCCCTGTTCTCCGCGGGGCGGCTCTTCCCCCTGGAGAGCTCCATTCCGGCCGAATTCTCCAATGTGAAACCCGACTCGCCCGAGACCACGCTCCTGCTCGTGGAGGTGACGCACGAGGCGAGCTTCTCGGTGCTCATCGCCGGCGGCGAGGGCGACGAGCGCCATTACAAGAACACGTTCCGCGCCATCCCCGAGGAGCACCCTTACCGGCCGCCGCGCATCACCCCGCGGCCGCGTATCCACGGGTTCATCACGGGCATCGTCGATCCCGGGCCCGGCGAGCCGGCGGGGCGCATCGCCCAGCTCGACACCTGGGGGCGCTACATGGTGCGCTTCCTGTTCGACACGGCCGAGCACGAAGGAAAGAAGTCGCACCCGATCCGCATGATCCAGCCCCACGGGGGGGCCAATTACGGGATGCATTTCCCGCTCAAGCCCGGGGTCGAGGTGCTGCTCGGCTTCGTGGACGGCGATCCCGACCGCCCGCTCATCGTGGGCGCGGTCTACCGGCCCGACACCCCGTCGCCGGTGACGTCGGCCGAGCCCACGATGAATCGATTGAAATCGGAGTCGGGCGTCATCATCGAGATTCACGACGCCTGA
- a CDS encoding DUF2169 family type VI secretion system accessory protein: protein MRVQNLTPLSFGFKVTSRQPPVPEMTLIVRGAFTLRPGERARLPEGDPRFVQEPLTAEVYAEDDEERAGECLYPGDFADYKPRADVLLRGTCHTPEGKPLTECPVRFAVGAWSKILRVVGPRVWVESVLGAVPSKTVPFVRMPLGYTNAYGGPDYARNPVGKGVGKGELPNLESPDKPIHSRSEKPALANFGPLSPGWADRSARLGKDYGRSWREKRAPFYAEDFDWSYFNAAPDDQQIPYPRGDEPLLFQNLHPDAPLFASHLPGLRIRAFVNDEGGNFREVPMNLDTVFADLDESRLVLVWRGLTPVREDDLHDVKTVLLCAEALDAEPLGEDHYRALLEAFERDPLEASLPPEARAMRDALGAPGVVARAAASPARKVRDPLSELLQAKVGGFPPALSKSVDDTLARLSNQARAHHYDLHATLKKALAQPAAPVTPPSPAAPLADARIQGALAGRLRRLAEARKKLERTPGAPVPGFEALDEALRDPALAAMAARPAPAQTEPGPGADLSGQDLSGRDLRGKDLTGARLVGTILARADLRGVELRGADLTNAVLTEAQLDGADLSGAQLMGVHASGARGAGASFAGAKLDRAVFEGASLVGADLAGATGERCSFSRADLMGACLREAQFAHALFEGAVLRHADGPGAHFERCMFLDADAEEANFSDTHLGGSGFGGAALRGARFIGARGEETVWIGATLDGANLSHAMLPGAHFTEVRAEGARFYGAHLKEAHFVRARLLRADLGRANLMEADLRKADLTETIFRGANLYGVPAAGATGHPADLEGANRKRSTLEDA, encoded by the coding sequence ATGCGGGTCCAGAACCTCACCCCCCTCTCCTTCGGCTTCAAGGTCACCTCGCGGCAGCCCCCCGTCCCCGAGATGACCCTCATCGTCCGCGGCGCCTTCACGCTCCGCCCGGGCGAGCGCGCGCGCCTGCCCGAGGGCGACCCGCGCTTCGTGCAGGAGCCCTTGACGGCCGAAGTGTACGCGGAGGACGACGAGGAGCGCGCGGGGGAATGCCTCTACCCGGGCGATTTCGCCGATTACAAGCCGCGCGCCGACGTGCTCCTGCGCGGGACCTGCCACACGCCCGAGGGAAAGCCGCTCACGGAATGCCCGGTGCGCTTCGCGGTGGGCGCGTGGTCGAAGATCCTGCGCGTGGTGGGCCCGCGGGTGTGGGTGGAGAGCGTGCTCGGGGCGGTCCCCTCGAAGACGGTCCCCTTCGTGCGCATGCCCCTCGGCTACACGAATGCCTATGGCGGCCCGGATTACGCGAGAAACCCTGTCGGCAAGGGCGTGGGTAAGGGCGAGCTGCCCAACCTCGAGAGCCCGGACAAGCCCATTCATTCACGGAGCGAAAAGCCCGCGCTCGCGAATTTCGGGCCTCTCTCGCCGGGCTGGGCCGACCGGAGCGCGCGCCTCGGGAAGGACTACGGCCGCTCCTGGCGAGAGAAGCGCGCGCCTTTCTACGCCGAGGATTTCGACTGGTCCTATTTCAACGCCGCCCCGGACGACCAGCAGATCCCCTATCCCCGCGGCGACGAGCCGCTGCTCTTCCAGAACCTCCACCCCGACGCGCCCCTCTTCGCGTCGCACCTGCCCGGGCTGCGCATCCGCGCCTTCGTCAACGACGAGGGGGGGAATTTCCGGGAGGTGCCGATGAACCTCGACACGGTCTTCGCCGACCTCGACGAGAGCCGCCTGGTGCTGGTTTGGCGCGGCCTCACCCCCGTGCGAGAGGACGATCTTCACGACGTGAAGACGGTGCTCCTGTGCGCGGAGGCGCTCGACGCGGAGCCGCTCGGGGAGGACCATTACCGCGCCCTCCTCGAGGCCTTCGAGCGCGATCCGCTGGAGGCGAGCTTGCCCCCGGAAGCGCGCGCGATGCGCGACGCGCTCGGGGCTCCGGGCGTGGTCGCGCGGGCAGCAGCGTCGCCGGCGCGCAAGGTCAGAGATCCCCTCTCCGAGCTCTTGCAAGCGAAGGTGGGCGGCTTTCCCCCGGCGCTCTCGAAGAGCGTCGACGATACCCTTGCGCGGCTCTCCAACCAGGCGAGGGCGCACCATTACGATCTGCACGCCACGCTGAAAAAGGCGCTCGCGCAGCCCGCGGCGCCGGTCACGCCGCCCTCGCCTGCGGCGCCGCTCGCCGACGCGCGCATCCAGGGCGCCCTCGCGGGGCGGCTCCGGCGGCTCGCGGAGGCGCGCAAGAAGCTCGAGCGCACGCCGGGAGCGCCCGTGCCCGGATTCGAGGCGCTCGACGAGGCGCTGCGCGATCCCGCGCTCGCGGCCATGGCCGCGCGCCCCGCGCCGGCGCAGACGGAGCCCGGGCCGGGCGCCGATCTCTCCGGGCAGGATCTCTCCGGGCGCGATCTGCGCGGCAAAGATCTCACCGGCGCGCGCCTCGTGGGGACGATCCTGGCCCGGGCCGATCTGCGCGGGGTCGAGCTGCGCGGCGCCGATCTCACCAATGCCGTGCTGACCGAAGCCCAGCTCGATGGCGCGGATCTGAGCGGCGCCCAATTGATGGGTGTCCACGCCTCCGGCGCTCGCGGCGCCGGTGCGAGCTTTGCGGGCGCGAAGCTCGACCGCGCGGTCTTCGAAGGTGCCAGCCTGGTCGGCGCCGATCTCGCGGGGGCGACGGGAGAGCGGTGCAGCTTCTCGCGCGCAGACCTGATGGGCGCCTGCCTGCGCGAGGCGCAGTTTGCGCACGCCCTCTTCGAAGGGGCCGTGCTGCGCCACGCGGACGGGCCCGGGGCGCATTTCGAGCGTTGCATGTTCCTCGACGCGGACGCGGAGGAGGCCAACTTCTCCGACACCCACCTCGGCGGCTCGGGGTTTGGCGGGGCCGCTCTCCGCGGCGCGCGCTTCATCGGCGCCCGGGGCGAGGAGACCGTGTGGATCGGCGCCACGCTCGACGGGGCCAATCTCAGCCACGCCATGCTGCCCGGCGCTCATTTCACGGAGGTGCGGGCCGAGGGGGCGAGGTTTTACGGAGCGCACCTGAAGGAGGCGCATTTCGTGCGGGCCAGGCTCCTGCGAGCCGATCTCGGCCGCGCCAATCTGATGGAGGCGGACCTGCGCAAGGCCGACCTCACCGAGACGATCTTTCGCGGCGCGAACCTCTACGGGGTCCCGGCGGCAGGCGCCACCGGCCACCCCGCGGATCTCGAGGGCGCCAACCGCAAGCGCTCGACGCTGGAGGACGCGTGA
- a CDS encoding pentapeptide repeat-containing protein, which translates to MTPDELILRMCAGEGLAGKTITRFDLRGKKAPSAQLAGAKLIDVRLGGADLSGSDLQRTIWERCALAEVIFDGANLREASLVGADLRETRFREANLAGARLLRANLTGADLSGANLEGALLLGADLRGAKLAGAKLAGVRLDMAKLAGVDLAGAKLEGASLNKADLAGASLRGARIAGTSLYDANLAGADLHEAVLDKAVLLRANLRGATLPRVMTHCVLDEAQLGEADLAGANLAGASLRATDLRGVDLRGANLERAVLADCDLRGAKLAGARLSGAFMRGARLGGQDLSGADLTMVVLLGADLEGANLEGARFLRAVLDGANLRRANLKRALVQQTLLREAFLEGAELEKVVFDRVDFSGTDLSTLPLAGMVLKQCSFIEARMSGMDLRGADLTGSNLMNAELRGAHLENAILSRVTAREADLSLANLTGATAKEAYFGKAILRGARLGGANLRRATLLHADLRNGDLRGADLSGANMAHIVGVGASFHGATLREADLSHADVSDADFSDATLSRANLHAWKHGGALLSGSKRDGVRQTDIDRLEAEGFSLPPREKEGA; encoded by the coding sequence GTGACGCCGGACGAGCTCATTCTCCGCATGTGCGCGGGCGAGGGGCTCGCCGGCAAGACGATCACCCGCTTCGATCTGCGGGGCAAGAAGGCGCCGTCGGCGCAGCTCGCGGGGGCCAAGCTGATCGACGTGCGGCTCGGGGGCGCCGATCTTTCGGGCAGCGATCTGCAGCGCACGATATGGGAGCGCTGCGCGCTCGCGGAGGTGATCTTCGACGGCGCGAACCTGCGCGAAGCGTCGCTCGTCGGCGCCGACCTGCGCGAGACGCGCTTTCGGGAGGCGAACCTCGCCGGCGCGAGGCTCCTGCGCGCGAACCTCACGGGCGCAGATCTGTCGGGCGCCAATCTCGAAGGCGCGCTCCTGCTCGGCGCCGATCTGCGCGGCGCAAAGCTCGCAGGCGCAAAGCTCGCGGGCGTGCGGCTCGACATGGCGAAGCTCGCGGGCGTGGACCTCGCGGGCGCCAAGCTCGAGGGCGCCTCGCTCAATAAAGCGGATCTGGCCGGCGCCTCGCTGCGAGGGGCGCGGATTGCGGGCACCTCGCTCTACGACGCGAACCTCGCGGGCGCGGATCTGCACGAGGCCGTGCTCGACAAAGCGGTGCTCCTCCGCGCCAATCTGCGCGGGGCCACCCTGCCGCGCGTGATGACCCATTGCGTGCTCGACGAGGCCCAGCTCGGCGAGGCGGATCTCGCGGGGGCGAACCTCGCGGGCGCCTCGCTGCGCGCCACCGACCTGCGCGGGGTCGATCTGCGGGGGGCGAACCTCGAACGCGCGGTGCTCGCCGATTGCGATCTGCGGGGCGCGAAGCTCGCGGGCGCGCGCCTTTCGGGCGCGTTCATGCGGGGCGCGCGCCTCGGCGGGCAAGACCTCTCCGGCGCCGATCTCACCATGGTCGTCCTCCTGGGCGCCGATCTCGAAGGGGCGAACCTGGAAGGCGCGCGCTTTTTGCGGGCCGTGCTCGACGGGGCCAATCTCCGCCGCGCCAACTTGAAGCGCGCGCTCGTGCAGCAGACGCTCCTGCGCGAGGCCTTCCTCGAGGGCGCGGAGCTCGAAAAGGTGGTCTTCGATCGGGTCGATTTCTCGGGGACCGACCTCTCCACCCTGCCCCTCGCGGGCATGGTGCTGAAGCAATGCAGCTTCATCGAGGCCAGGATGTCGGGCATGGACCTGCGCGGCGCCGACCTGACGGGCAGCAATCTCATGAACGCCGAGCTGCGGGGCGCGCACCTCGAGAACGCCATCCTGAGCCGCGTCACCGCGCGCGAGGCCGATCTCTCCCTTGCCAATCTCACGGGGGCGACCGCGAAGGAGGCCTATTTCGGCAAGGCCATCCTGCGCGGCGCGCGCCTCGGCGGGGCGAACCTCCGGCGCGCGACGTTGCTCCACGCGGATCTGCGCAATGGCGATCTGCGCGGAGCCGATCTCTCGGGCGCGAACATGGCCCACATCGTCGGGGTCGGGGCCTCCTTTCACGGGGCAACGCTGCGCGAGGCAGATCTGTCGCACGCGGACGTGTCGGACGCTGACTTCTCGGACGCGACGCTGTCGCGGGCCAACCTGCACGCCTGGAAGCACGGCGGCGCGCTCCTCTCGGGATCGAAGCGCGACGGCGTGCGCCAAACGGATATCGACAGGCTCGAGGCGGAGGGCTTTTCATTGCCGCCCCGCGAAAAGGAGGGAGCATGA
- a CDS encoding DUF3540 domain-containing protein, with amino-acid sequence MTKSSTLDKASGVARAAAAVAERLGPGEVVEIDGGELLVEIEGGALIPVTPAFSFPYAPAVGDILLVISHGGRAWAIGVIHGTGTTSLRFSGDVEIAAEGGALRLSGERGVELQGPEIGMQAERIRMLAGSLVQTLTSVYQRVSAVLSVQAREAHTAVEETSLLQARRAAIVTDETVTINGKQVHLG; translated from the coding sequence ATGACGAAGAGCAGCACGCTCGACAAGGCGAGCGGGGTGGCGCGGGCCGCGGCCGCGGTGGCCGAGCGCCTCGGGCCCGGCGAGGTCGTGGAGATCGACGGGGGCGAGCTCCTCGTCGAAATCGAGGGCGGCGCGCTCATCCCGGTGACGCCGGCCTTCTCGTTCCCCTACGCGCCCGCGGTGGGCGACATCCTCCTCGTCATCAGCCACGGCGGCAGAGCCTGGGCCATTGGCGTGATTCACGGCACGGGCACCACGTCGCTGCGCTTCTCGGGGGACGTGGAGATCGCGGCCGAGGGCGGCGCGCTGCGTCTTTCGGGCGAGCGCGGCGTCGAGCTCCAGGGCCCCGAGATCGGCATGCAAGCCGAGCGCATTCGCATGCTCGCCGGATCGCTGGTGCAGACCTTGACCTCGGTCTACCAGCGCGTGAGCGCGGTGCTCAGCGTGCAGGCGCGCGAGGCCCACACGGCCGTGGAGGAGACTTCCTTGTTGCAGGCGCGGCGCGCGGCGATCGTCACGGACGAGACGGTCACCATCAACGGCAAACAGGTCCACCTGGGATAA
- a CDS encoding PAAR-like domain-containing protein: protein MLPIANRGVGMFMAAPDVCTTPPGVPIPYVNIALNAMATVFSPNVFTAMMPSLTMGSVIPMTSGDEPGTLHWTFKGPAFVTTSFARVFFNFRPAATLASLTAGNRFNAPIGSITVPSVTNVFAMKRSEEARPGDHPAQAALSLARALEAGPNVRGAMLADGVGHLQIDLFTLDVPARAHAVLAGLVAQGMRALLIDLRDNPGGDVAAALELAGDFLPAGTLLCTLLDEDGDAIERRARPGEPHQFPLFLRVNRGTASAAELFAGILAAHGRAKLAGERTYGKGTGNVLLPSAEGLRDAAAGVRLPDGSPIGPDGLSPEIAFPEEGDGEALARLISASSSVRRNYGACGSPMHC, encoded by the coding sequence ATGCTCCCCATCGCGAATCGAGGCGTGGGCATGTTCATGGCCGCGCCGGACGTCTGCACGACGCCGCCCGGCGTGCCCATTCCTTACGTGAACATCGCCCTCAATGCGATGGCCACGGTCTTCTCGCCCAACGTGTTCACCGCGATGATGCCCTCGCTCACCATGGGCTCGGTCATTCCCATGACGAGCGGGGACGAGCCGGGCACCTTGCACTGGACCTTCAAGGGGCCCGCCTTCGTCACCACCTCGTTCGCCCGCGTGTTCTTCAATTTCCGCCCCGCGGCCACGCTGGCGTCGCTCACGGCGGGCAATCGATTCAATGCGCCGATCGGGAGCATCACCGTGCCCAGCGTGACCAACGTCTTCGCCATGAAGAGGAGCGAGGAGGCTCGGCCGGGCGACCATCCCGCGCAGGCGGCGCTCTCGCTCGCGCGCGCGCTCGAGGCGGGCCCGAACGTGCGCGGGGCGATGCTCGCGGATGGGGTGGGACATCTGCAGATCGATCTCTTCACGCTCGACGTGCCCGCGCGGGCGCACGCCGTCCTTGCCGGTCTCGTCGCCCAGGGGATGCGCGCGCTCCTCATCGATCTTCGTGACAACCCCGGGGGCGACGTGGCGGCGGCGCTCGAGCTCGCGGGCGATTTCCTCCCCGCGGGGACCTTGCTGTGCACGCTCCTCGACGAGGACGGCGACGCCATCGAGCGCCGCGCCCGCCCGGGAGAGCCGCATCAATTCCCGCTCTTCTTGCGCGTGAACCGCGGCACCGCCTCCGCGGCCGAGCTCTTTGCCGGCATTCTCGCGGCGCACGGTCGTGCAAAGCTGGCCGGTGAACGCACCTATGGCAAGGGCACAGGCAATGTCCTCTTGCCCTCGGCGGAGGGGCTGCGCGACGCGGCGGCGGGCGTGCGTTTGCCCGATGGCTCCCCCATTGGCCCGGACGGGCTCTCGCCGGAGATTGCCTTCCCGGAGGAGGGCGATGGCGAAGCACTCGCGCGGCTGATCAGCGCTTCTTCTTCCGTGCGACGGAATTATGGCGCTTGTGGCTCCCCGATGCATTGCTAG